One Bacteroidota bacterium genomic region harbors:
- a CDS encoding SWIM zinc finger family protein: MQFDYRYAGSSTATTTPDATGLSFAPDTLRKPTHFVGTLRQHLPFREAISALHDVVVSDLRFKPKDRTEYEAWLAQQEEAFLADAIARHGDVSARISDVRAELSALWNTERSVMKPFWDARQRFYKYTYKKYRDLWFVLDPVITVHPDEVFFECFSQDESSYGRLSCSHEVFDTIDDVAYGTTNVDYSAALYDAFQKIRTYKTTEFAIDPSGFEVQTEHEDAYKEVKIDLPDSWVRGFLQVSSAMTLPARRVDLHPMDVHNLLFVLKRRKEREGPRSMRYHLTPGAPVRVVFEPWNVEVVCPRSIYRGDEPDEIRVWGRRRLTILERLIPVARSFSIFLLGTGLPSFYLADLGDLTFTLGLSGWTANDWSRQGQFDLMAPRADVDAATKQQVFRALAETWHEAPQSLARRTGLDRSTVLAALGAYTQAGRAIYDLNKGVYRVRELSREPLPLDRLRFATEREQEADRLVTEGAVEVTAEPQQDGRLVLSGTVRDGTQTFAPTLTIDADERIVAGSCSCHYFVSNKLMKGPCVHMLALRRAHAQRGRFAGRLN, from the coding sequence ATGCAGTTTGACTATCGCTACGCCGGGTCGTCCACGGCGACGACCACGCCCGACGCCACGGGGCTGTCGTTCGCCCCGGACACGCTGCGCAAGCCGACGCACTTCGTCGGCACGCTACGGCAGCACCTTCCCTTCCGCGAGGCCATCTCAGCGCTGCACGACGTGGTCGTGTCGGACCTCCGCTTCAAGCCGAAGGACCGCACGGAGTACGAAGCCTGGCTCGCCCAGCAGGAGGAAGCCTTCCTCGCCGACGCCATCGCCCGCCACGGCGACGTGAGCGCCCGCATCAGCGACGTGCGCGCTGAGCTATCGGCGCTCTGGAACACCGAGCGCTCCGTCATGAAGCCGTTCTGGGACGCCCGCCAGCGCTTCTACAAGTACACCTACAAGAAGTACCGCGACCTCTGGTTCGTCCTCGACCCGGTCATCACCGTGCACCCCGACGAGGTCTTCTTCGAGTGCTTCAGCCAGGACGAGTCCAGCTACGGTCGCCTCAGCTGCAGCCACGAGGTCTTCGACACCATCGACGACGTCGCCTATGGGACGACGAACGTGGACTACTCGGCCGCACTCTACGATGCGTTCCAGAAAATTCGCACGTACAAGACGACCGAGTTTGCCATCGACCCGAGCGGGTTCGAGGTGCAGACCGAGCACGAGGACGCCTACAAGGAGGTCAAGATCGACCTGCCCGACAGCTGGGTGCGCGGCTTCCTGCAGGTGTCGAGCGCGATGACGCTGCCCGCGCGGCGCGTTGACCTGCACCCGATGGACGTGCACAACCTGCTCTTCGTGCTCAAGCGCCGCAAGGAGCGCGAGGGCCCGCGCTCGATGCGGTACCACCTCACGCCCGGCGCGCCCGTCCGCGTGGTGTTCGAGCCGTGGAACGTCGAGGTCGTCTGCCCGCGCTCGATCTACCGCGGCGACGAGCCGGACGAGATCCGCGTGTGGGGCCGCCGCCGCCTGACGATCCTGGAGCGGCTGATCCCGGTCGCGCGCTCGTTCTCGATCTTCCTTCTCGGCACCGGCCTGCCGTCGTTCTACCTCGCTGACCTGGGCGACCTCACCTTCACGCTCGGCCTCTCGGGCTGGACGGCCAACGACTGGTCGCGCCAGGGGCAGTTCGACCTCATGGCCCCGCGCGCTGATGTGGACGCCGCGACGAAGCAGCAGGTCTTCCGCGCGCTCGCCGAGACGTGGCACGAGGCCCCGCAGTCGCTCGCCCGCCGGACGGGCCTCGACCGGAGCACGGTGCTCGCCGCGCTGGGTGCCTACACGCAGGCCGGACGCGCCATCTACGACCTCAACAAGGGCGTCTACCGCGTGCGCGAACTCAGCCGCGAACCGCTCCCGCTCGACCGCCTCCGCTTCGCCACCGAGCGCGAGCAGGAGGCCGACCGCCTCGTCACCGAAGGCGCGGTCGAGGTGACGGCCGAGCCGCAGCAGGACGGTCGCCTCGTGCTCAGCGGCACCGTCCGCGACGGCACCCAGACCTTCGCGCCGACGCTCACCATCGACGCCGACGAACGCATCGTGGCGGGCTCGTGCTCGTGCCACTACTTCGTCAGCAACAAGCTCATGAAGGGACCCTGCGTCCACATGCTCGCGCTCCGCCGCGCTCATGCCCAGCGCGGTCGCTTTGCCGGTCGGCTGAATTAG
- a CDS encoding WGR domain-containing protein: MPLVRQTRLAFQEGTSDKVYEVDLHEEPSGFVVTVRYGRRGQALREIPKTNLPVDRDEAEALFDKLVTAKTKKGYVETPANSSTSRRPVDAEARAAAIVARIDAALANPDAETDWPVERVVWRAGELRLTATLPTITALLDRLAASLMETWPRSKKDDRLLRAYCALWALARTGRAVEDRTAPELHAARKAILRLLDAQGPSRWERLRAEHVHDLAQEALHHLANDEERAANRRMQQTGFADVIERLADPDARRAQLDTWLGAIAPSDLYDLRDAIGLALYDVPGAHETLLAFATEAPLAAPFVYWHRRLFKLAELRDAAELYGRLAYRFATEPSGLSAFDTGYEWNHDDGKYRTVGRHLTKNEETGYVEYRQTTSEYDRSSWRDRTIRSETQIRTPDGPEWIDTDDLTPNRVFEEAALGYSEKTRAYLRRRAWRTLRKLGEADDPAYVKMAVGLLLAYTDADADEPREVVFQWYDWQNRAMRARTTRYDAFAPYIAFNHVLYANSPRFELKKGNKAWSLRDGVETGTPAETREEAFSHLWDAQPEGLLHLVAESRCAPVHAFAVRALRANPDFLDRLGVDEVLLLLGRPYADTVRLGLDLAQRLYDPADPNVALVRALLDATLPEARALALGWLADAPDALLTDSAFVADLLAHRYDDVRSAVRDLLARKRPAGLDDEALLIRCMALLLTYEVDSDAANIDAARLRDLGEAMVTLLAGAVRRLALGLIEDLVRHPFPAVQAVGGRLLAHHGTPPEALPGALIAALMTADDAEVRATGLALFGRLPDDVLLDQPEVLDALAQSPQADVRANVRPVILRLAANHPDFAVAMTKRLLPPLYRTERVGGLHADLAALLTDDAFSEARAAFDRDRLWGLLHARPVPAQELGALVLAERDWSGTFTIRQITRLASHEVVAVRDAACAMVERQTDRMRAHPIDALTLLDAAWDDARAFAFDFFARAFDEDVWTPKLLVHVVDSVRSDVQAYGQTLLTRFFDEGDGPTYLLRLSEHPAANVQCFASNYLDAHAGGHLDRMQALEPYFRAVLGQVNRGRVAKDRVLAFLTREAARTPEAAAFAAPLLAHHSATIAVGDKATLIAAMRDLQDAQPDVDLALLERVPVPVHPASNEAASSEVTDAV, from the coding sequence ATGCCGCTCGTCCGACAGACTCGTCTTGCCTTTCAGGAGGGCACATCCGACAAGGTCTACGAGGTCGACCTCCACGAGGAGCCCAGCGGCTTCGTGGTGACGGTCCGCTACGGTCGCCGCGGCCAGGCGCTCCGCGAGATCCCGAAGACGAATCTGCCAGTGGACCGCGACGAGGCCGAGGCGCTCTTTGACAAACTCGTCACCGCGAAGACCAAGAAGGGCTATGTGGAGACGCCCGCCAACTCATCCACGTCGCGCCGTCCCGTCGATGCGGAAGCGCGGGCTGCGGCCATCGTCGCCCGCATCGACGCTGCGCTCGCCAACCCTGATGCCGAGACCGATTGGCCGGTAGAGCGCGTCGTCTGGCGCGCGGGCGAGCTCCGACTTACTGCGACGCTCCCAACGATCACAGCGCTCCTCGACCGCCTCGCCGCCTCGCTGATGGAAACGTGGCCCAGGTCGAAGAAGGATGACCGGCTGCTGCGCGCCTACTGCGCGCTCTGGGCGCTCGCCCGCACCGGTCGCGCTGTTGAAGACCGCACCGCACCCGAGTTGCACGCCGCACGCAAAGCGATCCTGAGGCTGCTCGATGCGCAGGGGCCGAGCCGGTGGGAGCGACTGCGCGCTGAGCACGTCCACGACCTCGCCCAGGAAGCCCTGCACCATCTCGCCAACGACGAGGAGCGCGCGGCCAACCGCCGGATGCAGCAGACCGGCTTCGCCGATGTCATTGAGCGCCTCGCGGACCCCGATGCTCGCCGCGCTCAACTCGACACCTGGCTCGGTGCCATCGCCCCGTCCGACCTCTACGACCTGCGCGATGCCATCGGCCTCGCCCTGTACGATGTGCCGGGCGCGCACGAGACGCTCCTCGCCTTCGCCACGGAGGCCCCGCTCGCCGCGCCGTTCGTCTACTGGCACCGCAGGCTGTTCAAGCTCGCCGAACTCCGCGACGCCGCCGAACTGTACGGCCGGCTCGCCTACCGCTTCGCGACCGAACCGTCTGGCCTGAGCGCGTTCGACACCGGCTACGAGTGGAACCACGACGACGGGAAATACCGCACCGTCGGCCGCCACCTGACGAAGAATGAGGAGACGGGTTACGTCGAGTACCGGCAGACCACCTCGGAGTACGACCGCAGCTCGTGGCGCGACCGCACCATCAGGAGCGAGACGCAGATCCGCACACCCGACGGCCCCGAATGGATCGACACGGACGACCTCACGCCGAATCGGGTGTTCGAGGAAGCCGCGCTGGGCTATTCCGAGAAGACGCGGGCCTACCTCCGCCGTCGCGCCTGGCGCACGCTGCGCAAGCTCGGCGAGGCGGACGACCCGGCCTACGTCAAGATGGCCGTCGGCCTGCTGCTCGCCTACACCGACGCCGACGCCGACGAGCCACGCGAGGTGGTCTTCCAGTGGTACGACTGGCAAAACCGCGCGATGCGGGCGCGGACGACGCGCTACGACGCCTTTGCGCCGTACATCGCTTTCAACCACGTGCTCTACGCCAACAGCCCGCGCTTCGAGCTAAAGAAAGGCAACAAGGCGTGGTCGCTCCGAGACGGCGTCGAGACGGGCACGCCCGCCGAGACGCGCGAAGAGGCATTCTCGCACCTGTGGGACGCACAGCCCGAGGGCCTGCTGCACCTCGTCGCCGAGAGCCGTTGTGCGCCGGTCCACGCATTCGCCGTGCGCGCCCTCCGCGCCAACCCTGACTTCCTCGACCGCCTCGGCGTGGACGAGGTCCTGCTGCTGCTAGGGCGGCCCTACGCCGACACCGTCCGCCTCGGCCTCGATCTGGCGCAGCGGCTCTACGATCCTGCCGACCCAAATGTCGCGCTCGTCCGGGCGCTCCTCGACGCGACGCTGCCTGAGGCTCGCGCCCTCGCGCTAGGCTGGCTGGCCGACGCCCCGGACGCGCTCCTCACCGACTCGGCGTTCGTGGCCGACCTGCTGGCACATCGCTACGACGACGTACGCAGCGCGGTCCGTGATCTCCTCGCACGCAAGCGACCGGCTGGTCTGGACGACGAGGCGCTCTTGATTCGCTGCATGGCGCTGCTGCTGACGTACGAGGTCGACTCAGACGCGGCCAACATCGATGCAGCGCGCTTGCGCGACCTTGGCGAGGCGATGGTGACGCTACTAGCTGGCGCGGTGCGGCGGCTTGCGCTAGGGCTCATTGAGGACCTCGTCCGGCACCCATTCCCGGCGGTGCAAGCCGTGGGAGGCCGACTCCTCGCGCACCACGGCACGCCGCCCGAGGCGTTGCCCGGCGCCCTCATCGCCGCGCTGATGACGGCCGACGACGCGGAGGTACGCGCCACCGGCCTCGCCCTTTTCGGTCGCCTTCCGGACGATGTATTGCTCGACCAGCCAGAGGTGCTCGACGCGCTCGCGCAGTCGCCGCAGGCCGATGTGCGCGCGAACGTACGCCCGGTGATCCTGCGCTTAGCCGCGAACCACCCCGACTTCGCTGTTGCGATGACCAAGCGCTTGCTGCCGCCGCTCTACCGCACCGAGCGCGTCGGCGGGCTGCACGCCGACCTCGCCGCGCTGCTCACGGACGATGCCTTCTCGGAAGCGCGTGCCGCCTTCGACCGCGACCGGCTGTGGGGGCTACTCCACGCACGTCCGGTCCCAGCGCAGGAGTTGGGGGCCCTCGTCCTCGCCGAGCGCGACTGGAGCGGCACCTTCACGATCCGCCAGATCACGCGCCTCGCCAGCCACGAGGTCGTCGCCGTGCGCGACGCCGCCTGCGCGATGGTCGAGCGGCAGACCGACCGCATGCGCGCCCACCCCATCGACGCGCTCACGCTGCTCGACGCCGCCTGGGACGACGCCCGCGCCTTCGCCTTCGACTTCTTCGCGCGGGCCTTCGACGAGGACGTGTGGACGCCCAAGTTGCTCGTACACGTCGTGGACAGCGTGCGCTCGGACGTGCAGGCCTACGGCCAGACGCTCCTCACCCGCTTCTTCGACGAGGGCGACGGGCCGACCTACCTCCTCCGCCTCAGCGAGCACCCCGCCGCCAACGTCCAGTGTTTTGCGAGCAACTACCTCGACGCCCACGCGGGCGGCCACCTCGACCGGATGCAGGCGCTGGAGCCCTACTTCCGCGCCGTGCTCGGGCAGGTCAACCGCGGGCGCGTCGCCAAAGACCGCGTGCTCGCCTTCCTGACCCGCGAGGCCGCGCGCACCCCTGAGGCCGCCGCCTTCGCCGCGCCGCTCCTCGCGCACCACTCGGCCACGATCGCCGTGGGCGACAAGGCCACGCTCATCGCTGCGATGCGCGACCTTCAGGACGCCCAGCCTGACGTCGACCTCGCCCTGCTGGAGCGCGTGCCCGTCCCCGTTCACCCCGCCTCCAATGAGGCTGCTTCCTCCGAGGTGACCGATGCAGTTTGA
- a CDS encoding ammonium transporter: protein MSRNRSLLLAALFVAPAALAQDSPDAGVAAAETVQVNLNYVWTIIAAAMVFFMQAGFALLETGFTRAKNAANIIMKNVMDVGAGSLVFFAVGFALMFGTTAGGWIGTDGFFLKGIEGQDQSWIYAFFFFQAVFAATAATIVSGAVAERTKFTGYLMFSILLTGLIYPVFGSWAWGGLFNGSGWLEGLGFIDFAGSTVVHSVGGWAALAAAIVVGPRMGKYIDGKAQPMPGHSLPQAALGVFILWLGWFGFNAGSTTTGDTSIGLIALNTFLAAGAGAVGAMAITWLRTGKPDVSFTLNGVLAGLVGITAGCANLTPDFAIITGFLAGIIVVFAAIGIEKAGVDDPVDAIAVHGVCGAWGTLAAGLFNAEAMFNMGIVGVQLLGIVAAFAWTFPVAFVLFTLLKKTMGVRLNGEIEEMGLDLHEHAISAYPEFTEPVDENSYATV, encoded by the coding sequence ATGTCCCGGAACCGTTCCCTTCTCCTCGCTGCGCTGTTCGTCGCGCCCGCGGCCCTGGCGCAGGACAGTCCTGACGCAGGCGTCGCCGCTGCCGAAACGGTGCAGGTCAACCTCAACTACGTCTGGACGATCATCGCCGCCGCGATGGTCTTCTTTATGCAGGCGGGCTTCGCGCTGCTCGAAACCGGCTTCACGCGCGCCAAGAACGCGGCCAACATCATCATGAAGAACGTGATGGACGTCGGCGCGGGCTCGCTCGTGTTCTTCGCCGTCGGCTTCGCGCTCATGTTCGGCACGACCGCCGGCGGCTGGATCGGCACGGATGGCTTCTTCCTGAAGGGCATCGAAGGCCAGGACCAGTCGTGGATCTATGCCTTTTTCTTCTTCCAGGCCGTCTTCGCCGCCACCGCAGCCACGATCGTCTCGGGGGCCGTCGCCGAGCGGACCAAGTTCACGGGCTACCTTATGTTCTCGATCCTGCTCACGGGCCTGATCTACCCGGTCTTCGGCTCCTGGGCCTGGGGTGGGCTGTTCAACGGCTCGGGCTGGCTCGAAGGCCTCGGCTTCATCGACTTCGCGGGCTCGACGGTCGTGCACTCGGTCGGTGGCTGGGCCGCGCTTGCGGCGGCTATCGTCGTGGGCCCGCGCATGGGCAAGTACATCGACGGCAAGGCCCAGCCGATGCCCGGCCACAGCCTCCCGCAGGCGGCGCTCGGCGTGTTCATCCTGTGGCTCGGCTGGTTCGGCTTCAACGCCGGCTCGACCACGACGGGCGACACGTCCATCGGTCTGATCGCGCTCAACACGTTCCTCGCGGCCGGGGCTGGTGCCGTCGGCGCGATGGCGATCACGTGGCTGCGCACTGGCAAGCCCGACGTCTCGTTTACGCTCAACGGCGTCCTCGCAGGCCTCGTCGGCATCACGGCGGGCTGCGCCAACCTCACGCCGGACTTTGCCATCATCACGGGCTTCCTCGCGGGCATCATCGTCGTCTTCGCCGCTATCGGCATTGAGAAGGCGGGGGTGGATGACCCGGTCGATGCCATCGCAGTACACGGCGTCTGCGGCGCATGGGGCACGCTCGCGGCCGGGCTGTTCAACGCCGAGGCAATGTTCAACATGGGCATCGTGGGCGTGCAGTTGCTGGGCATTGTGGCCGCCTTCGCCTGGACCTTCCCGGTGGCCTTCGTCCTCTTCACGCTCCTCAAGAAGACGATGGGCGTCCGCCTCAACGGCGAGATCGAAGAGATGGGCCTTGACCTGCACGAGCACGCCATCTCGGCCTACCCCGAGTTCACGGAGCCGGTGGACGAGAACAGCTACGCGACCGTCTGA
- the mreD gene encoding rod shape-determining protein MreD, with the protein MPASLRLVLTGLGVVVLQWLLLSRLPVFGVTPDAVLLFVTVAALRYGRVQGAVAGFGAGLLADLLVNPSLLGLQAFSKTIIGFVAGQFRTEQNEMLRSGPAQTAMSALAVALVHNVIVVFVLALTQDTRTLFLVTGLWLGSAVYTAGIALIAALLRSR; encoded by the coding sequence ATGCCCGCCTCGCTCCGCCTCGTGCTGACCGGCCTCGGCGTGGTGGTGCTGCAGTGGCTGCTGTTGAGCCGGCTGCCGGTCTTTGGCGTGACACCGGATGCGGTGCTGCTCTTCGTGACGGTAGCCGCTTTGCGCTATGGGCGCGTGCAGGGGGCCGTGGCTGGCTTCGGCGCCGGGCTGCTTGCGGACTTGCTGGTCAACCCCAGCCTGCTCGGGCTCCAGGCGTTCTCGAAGACGATCATCGGGTTTGTGGCGGGGCAGTTTCGGACGGAGCAGAACGAGATGCTGCGCTCAGGCCCTGCGCAGACGGCGATGTCTGCGCTGGCGGTGGCGCTGGTGCACAACGTGATCGTGGTGTTCGTGCTGGCGCTCACACAGGACACCCGCACGCTCTTTCTGGTAACGGGCCTGTGGTTGGGCTCGGCGGTCTACACGGCGGGCATCGCGCTCATCGCGGCGCTGCTGCGGAGCCGGTAG
- the dacB gene encoding D-alanyl-D-alanine carboxypeptidase/D-alanyl-D-alanine-endopeptidase has translation MLRLSMLPARTLAALVALLLFPGTAPPVAIPVSTILVDAEPPAIAQAPSPPPAAVAPTPMASTPMASTIDAVLDDPELPEAFWGIYVQDLDSGRVVYRRNASLNFIPASNQKLLTTAAALDVLGPDHRFTTTLHFNGDTDGTTLDGDFILTGSGDPTFGSRRVADTVWADPLAAWARSLADAGVTKITGRLVGDGRAFDAGDTYAPGWDLNHLDRQPWAPATSGLSYADNLLRFRVEGTRAGRAARVTAQPESFFRLNNAVSTHRRRRGYSPLRIQRRLGTNTYDASGSVSYRYAGINSIPVEAPVLYTLHHFQQRLEAAGIEVDATLVDAADLTSPPTAAGEPLFVHRSPPVSWLVDEINKRSDNLYAEHLFRALSSRGTLSGGRSAVVSFFDRQGLPTRGLSVRDGSGLSRKDLITPEMLGRLLAVMVGHEHGALYVASMPGGGERATTLSTRLEGVPVAAKTGSLEYVRALSGYATGPDGTRYAFSVMANHYTTRSGRITDAIDQLVAAITSGGLAQG, from the coding sequence ATGCTGCGTCTCTCGATGCTGCCGGCCCGCACGCTCGCGGCCCTCGTCGCCCTGCTGCTTTTTCCCGGCACGGCTCCGCCCGTCGCGATCCCGGTAAGCACGATCCTGGTAGACGCGGAGCCGCCTGCTATCGCCCAAGCCCCGAGCCCGCCTCCCGCCGCGGTAGCTCCTACCCCGATGGCTTCCACCCCGATGGCTTCCACCATCGACGCGGTACTGGACGACCCGGAGCTGCCCGAGGCGTTCTGGGGCATTTACGTTCAGGACCTTGACTCGGGACGCGTGGTGTATCGCCGGAACGCGAGCCTGAACTTCATTCCAGCGTCGAACCAGAAGCTGCTCACCACGGCGGCGGCGCTCGACGTGCTCGGGCCTGACCACCGCTTCACGACGACACTCCACTTCAACGGGGACACCGACGGCACGACGCTCGACGGCGACTTCATTCTGACAGGCAGCGGCGATCCGACGTTCGGCAGCCGCCGCGTGGCCGACACCGTCTGGGCCGATCCCCTCGCCGCGTGGGCGCGTAGCCTCGCTGACGCGGGCGTGACGAAGATCACCGGCCGCCTCGTCGGCGACGGGCGCGCGTTCGATGCGGGCGACACCTATGCGCCGGGCTGGGACTTGAACCACCTCGACCGGCAACCGTGGGCGCCTGCCACGAGCGGCCTCAGCTATGCCGACAACCTGCTTCGCTTCCGTGTTGAAGGCACACGGGCAGGCCGGGCGGCGCGCGTGACGGCGCAACCCGAGAGCTTCTTCCGGCTCAACAACGCGGTGAGCACGCACCGGCGGCGGCGCGGCTACAGCCCGCTGCGCATCCAGCGCCGCCTCGGCACGAACACCTACGACGCCTCCGGCTCGGTGTCGTACCGCTATGCCGGGATCAACAGCATTCCCGTCGAGGCGCCGGTGCTCTACACGCTGCACCACTTCCAGCAGCGCCTGGAAGCCGCCGGGATCGAGGTGGACGCGACGCTGGTGGACGCCGCCGACCTCACCAGTCCGCCGACGGCCGCAGGGGAGCCCCTCTTCGTCCACCGCTCGCCGCCGGTGTCGTGGCTCGTGGACGAGATCAACAAGCGCAGCGACAACCTCTACGCCGAGCACCTCTTCCGCGCCCTGTCGTCGCGCGGCACGCTCTCGGGCGGGCGCAGCGCCGTGGTCAGCTTCTTCGACCGGCAGGGCCTCCCGACGCGCGGCCTCTCCGTGCGCGACGGCTCGGGGCTCTCGCGCAAAGACCTCATCACGCCTGAGATGCTTGGCCGCCTCCTCGCCGTGATGGTCGGCCACGAGCACGGTGCCCTCTACGTCGCCTCGATGCCCGGCGGCGGCGAGCGCGCCACGACGCTCTCGACGCGGCTCGAAGGCGTGCCGGTGGCCGCCAAGACCGGCTCGCTGGAGTATGTCCGCGCGCTCTCGGGCTACGCCACCGGCCCGGACGGCACGCGCTACGCCTTCAGCGTGATGGCCAACCACTACACCACGCGGTCGGGTCGCATCACCGATGCCATCGACCAGCTCGTTGCCGCCATCACGAGCGGCGGCCTAGCGCAAGGGTAG
- a CDS encoding Glu/Leu/Phe/Val dehydrogenase dimerization domain-containing protein has protein sequence MSTHHARPVVSAYEIATANFNASAGRLGLPDSWSTLIRTPFREMKVEVPLTRDDGSLEVYTGFRIQHNGARGPFKGGIRYAPTVDDQEVRALAEMMTYKTALVDIPFGGGKGGIQVDARTLSARELEQLTRRYISRIHLILGVNRDVPAPDYGTNAQVMAWVVDQYGRQHGHNPAIVTGKPLELGGSRGRAAATGRGVMLLTLEAAKDLGIAVGDLRVIVQGFGNVGMNAALLLHEAGAKVVAVSDISGGLFAADGLDIPALERYVAEVGHRSLAGYVAPGIDAVSHADFMALDGNVLIPAALEAAIHQGNVDGVKAKLVVEGANLPVTPEADRRLAERGVVVIPDILANAGGVTVSYFEWSQNFQQYTWPEDEVNAKLKRIILDAYANVSGRAKAEGTTLREAAFDIGIERVVQTEKLRGML, from the coding sequence ATGTCTACCCATCATGCTCGCCCCGTCGTCTCCGCCTACGAGATCGCTACCGCCAACTTCAACGCCTCGGCCGGACGTCTTGGCCTGCCGGATTCCTGGAGCACGCTCATCCGCACGCCGTTCCGCGAGATGAAGGTTGAGGTCCCCCTCACGCGCGACGACGGCTCACTGGAGGTCTACACCGGCTTCCGCATCCAGCACAACGGCGCACGCGGTCCGTTCAAAGGCGGCATCCGCTACGCGCCCACCGTGGACGACCAGGAAGTGCGCGCCCTCGCCGAGATGATGACGTACAAGACCGCCCTCGTCGATATCCCGTTCGGCGGCGGCAAAGGCGGCATTCAGGTGGATGCGCGAACGCTGAGCGCGCGCGAACTCGAACAGCTCACGCGGCGCTACATCTCGCGCATCCACCTCATCCTCGGCGTCAACCGCGACGTGCCCGCGCCGGACTACGGCACCAACGCGCAGGTGATGGCGTGGGTCGTCGACCAGTACGGCCGCCAGCATGGGCATAACCCGGCTATCGTGACGGGCAAGCCGCTCGAACTCGGCGGCTCGCGGGGGCGCGCGGCGGCAACGGGCCGCGGCGTGATGCTGCTCACCCTCGAAGCGGCCAAAGACCTCGGCATCGCCGTGGGCGACCTCCGCGTGATCGTGCAAGGCTTCGGCAACGTGGGCATGAACGCGGCGCTGCTGCTGCACGAGGCCGGCGCGAAGGTGGTGGCCGTGTCGGACATCTCGGGCGGGCTGTTCGCGGCCGACGGGCTCGACATCCCTGCCCTTGAGCGCTACGTCGCCGAGGTGGGCCACCGCTCGCTCGCAGGCTACGTCGCGCCGGGCATCGACGCCGTGAGCCATGCCGACTTCATGGCGCTCGATGGCAACGTGCTCATCCCGGCCGCCCTCGAAGCCGCGATCCACCAGGGCAACGTGGACGGCGTCAAGGCGAAGCTCGTCGTGGAAGGTGCCAACCTGCCCGTGACCCCCGAGGCCGACCGGCGGCTCGCCGAGCGCGGCGTGGTCGTCATCCCCGACATCCTCGCCAACGCGGGCGGCGTCACGGTGTCCTACTTCGAGTGGAGCCAGAACTTCCAGCAGTACACCTGGCCCGAGGACGAGGTCAACGCGAAGCTGAAGCGCATCATCCTCGATGCCTACGCCAACGTCAGCGGCCGCGCGAAAGCCGAAGGCACGACCCTCCGCGAGGCGGCCTTCGACATCGGCATCGAGCGCGTCGTCCAGACCGAGAAGCTGCGCGGGATGCTGTAG